A portion of the Meleagris gallopavo isolate NT-WF06-2002-E0010 breed Aviagen turkey brand Nicholas breeding stock chromosome 16, Turkey_5.1, whole genome shotgun sequence genome contains these proteins:
- the FAM234A gene encoding protein FAM234A, which yields MDNKDSEAEIHPLKTEDVKAQENHENSVERRIIIKQSSQLSRLSRWRTAAFFVSLFLCLIIVFAFSFIIPCPERPVSERTWLRNYDSAVAYPFLAIEDVNEDKVQDVIFAFKASNGSSSFNSSCLDEGLPSPCAFITAVSGTNGRVLWERPAATELEWMQCGIKQLGGTPGCLLVGQPVSLTAVDQQTGEVQWKQSDDFGANYTVLTPLSVIPDVDGDGVQDLIIFIATGDKIKTFIHSGKNGKQIGSTGSLDVDGEARYVMLSPGSSHYFLFYTANSLYAYSLKDLYSAATGMEIKLPGLEQDPQWEKNIDHTTHRLTPLSTGDIRYLAKIPGRSRENILVVSSEMAMLISAQNLQTLWTLNVSHVMSEPLLGYYKPDVLDVVLESEIGPNRKKVMIVEGGSGAVQWDLKLNSRAKSPRPATLSTADHRSTFLIWGEYQVAGNETMSAAPLQKLYLFHPSYTNVLLELRNSTDQIIAFNATLFERSRHACYVLLRGPQPGEEPGLVSLMKRKLKEDVSESRVIWLSQVAVDSEQYIRDRLYRMRFHSRA from the exons ATGGATAACAAAGACTCAGAAGCTGAGATCCACCCTCTGAAGACAGAGGACGTGAAAGCTCAAGAGAACCATGAGAACTCTGTTGAGAGGAGAATTATCATCAAGCAGTCGTCGCAGCTGTCTCGGCTGTCCCGCTGGCGCACCGCCGCCTTCTTCGTCTCGCTATTTTTGTGTCTGATCATTGTGTTTGCCTTCTCCTTTATCATTCCTTGCCCAGAGAGGCCTGTTTCAGAGAGAACGTGGCTCCGAAACTATGACAGTGCAG TGGCTTACCCGTTTCTTGCTATAGAAGATGTGAACGAGGACAAAGTGCAAGATGTCATCTTTGCTTTCAAAGCCagcaatggcagcagcagcttcaaCAGCTCCTGTTTGGATGAAG GTCTGCCTTCTCCATGTGCTTTCATCACTGCTGTGTCCGGCACGAATGGCAGAGTGCTCTGGGAGAGGCCTGCTGCCACGGAGCTGGAATGGATGCAGTGTGGCATCAAGCAGCTTGGAGGGACCCCGGGCTGCCTGCTGGTGGGGCAGCCGGTGTCACTGACTGCAGTTGACCAGCAGACAG GGGAAGTTCAGTGGAAACAGTCCGATGACTTTGGAGCTAATTATACTGTGCTGACTCCCTTGTCAGTGATTCCAGATGTGGATGGTGACGGAGTTCAGGACCTGATAATCTTTATTGCTACAGGAGATAAG ATTAAGACCTTCATCCATTCAGGAAAAAATGGCAAACAGATCGGCTCCACTGGAAGCCTGGATGTGGATGGGGAAGCTCGTTATGTCATGCTGAGCCCAGGCTCCTCCCACTACTTCCTTTTCTATACAG CCAACTCTCTTTATGCGTATTCCCTGAAAGATCTCTACAGTGCAGCAACTGGAATGGAAATTAAGCTTCCTGGCCTTGAGCAAGATCCTCAGTGGGAGAAGAACATCGACCACACCACGCACCGCCTGACCCCTCTCAG CACTGGAGACATTCGTTACCTGGCAAAAATTCCTGGCAGATCGCGGGAGAACATCCTGGTTGTGAGCTCAGAGATGGCCATGCTGATCAGTGCACAAAATCTGCAGACATTGTGGACCCTCAACGTGTCCCATGTCATGAG TGAGCCACTGCTTGGTTACTACAAACCTGATGTTCTTGATGTTGTCCTTGAGAGTGAGATCGGACCCAACAGGAAAAAG GTTATGATTGTTGAGGGTGGATCTGGAGCAGTCCAATGGGATCTGAAGCTGAACTCTAGAGCAAAGAGCCCCAGGCCAGCCACACTTTCTACTGCTGATCATCGGTCCACCTTCCTCATCTGGGGTGAATACCAAGTAGCAGGAAATGAAACG ATGTCAGCAGCTCCTCTACAGAAGCTGTATCTTTTCCACCCTTCCTACACTAATGTCCTGTTGGAGCTCCGCAACAGCACAGATCAGATAATTGCCTTCAATG CCACGCTGTTCGAGCGCAGCCGTCACGCCTGCTATGTGCTGTTGAGGGGGCCTCAACCCGGCGAGGAGCCTGGGCTGGTGTCCCTGATGAAGCGTAAGCTGAAGGAGGATGTCTCTGAGAGCAGGGTGATCTGGCTGAGCCAGGTGGCTGTGGACAGTGAGCAGTACATCCGTGACCGCCTTTACAGGATGCGGTTCCACAGCAGAGCGTGA
- the ARHGDIG gene encoding rho GDP-dissociation inhibitor 3 produces the protein MADKEGVMLSLEQEEEDADVALAYKTPERKSLREIQELDPGDESLRKYKQALLGNIPVAVDASVPNVQVTKLTLMCEQAPGPITMDLTGDLEVLQSRPFVLKEGVDYRVKVSFKVNREIVCGLKCLHLTYRRGRPVDRDVFMVGSYAPRAEEYEVVTPAEEVPRGRLVRGSYRVRSLVTDDDKTEHLAWEWGLCIRKGWED, from the exons ATGGCTGACAAGGAGGGGGTGATGCTGTcgctggagcaggaggaggaggatgccGACGTGGCCCTGGCGTATAAGACGCCGGAGAGGAAGAGCCTGCGGGAGATCCAGGAGCTGGACCCGGGGGATGAGAGCCTGCGGAAGTACAAGCAGGCGCTGCTGGGCAACATCCCTGTGGCCGTGG ATGCCAGTGTGCCCAACGTGCAGGTGACGAAGCTGACCCTGATGTGTGAGCAGGCGCCGGGGCCCATCACCATGGACCTGACGG GAGACCTGGAGGTGCTGCAGAGCCGTCCCTTCGTGCTGAAGGAGGGGGTGGACTACAGGGTGAAGGTGTCCTTCAAA GTGAACAGGGAGATCGTCTGTGGGCTGAAGTGCCTGCACCTGACGTACCGCCGCGGCCGGCCGG TGGACCGCGACGTCTTCATGGTGGGCAGCTACGCACCGCGGGCTGAGGAGTACGAGGTGGTGACTCCGGCCGAGGAGGTGCCGCGGGGCCGGCTGGTGCGTGGCTCCTACCGTGTCCGCTCGCTGGTCACCGACGATGACAAGACGGAGCACCTCGCCTGGGAGTGGGGCCTGTGCATAAGGAAGGGCTGGGAGGACTGA
- the LOC104913478 gene encoding protein disulfide-isomerase A2-like, whose product MRRSSLEGDVIKHNVLKEAEPKAVLTAHLYTSDQQQRDGSRGALRAAPEDGEVVVAEEEEEDEEDEVLSDELEEEDGVLVLHEHNFARALREHRLLLVEFYAPWCGHCRRLAPEFARAAALLRNGSEAARLGKVDAVAQTALSTEFHIEAFPTLKLFRDGNRTHPVAYSGRMDAEGMALWVQRRAGPSATLLVASPWPRARGRHGCRMAAWGPSTASI is encoded by the exons ATGAGAAGATCGTCTCTAGAAGGAGATGTGATCAAAcacaatgttttaaaagaag CTGAGCCGAAAGCCGTCCTTACAGCCCACCTGTACACCTCCGACCAGCAGCAGCGGGATGGGAGCCGCGGGGCCCTACGTGCTGCACCC GAGGatggggaggtggtggtggcggaggaggaggaggaggatgaagaggaTGAGGTGCTCTCGGatgagctggaggaggaggacggCGTCCTGGTGCTCCATGAGCACAACTTCGCTCGCGCCCTGCGTGAGCACCggctgctgctggtggagtTCT ACGCTCCGTGGTGCGGGCACTGCCGCCGTTTGGCCCCTGAGTTCGCCCGTGCGGCCGCATTGCTGAGGAACGGATCAGAGGCGGCGCGGCTGGGCAAGGTGGATGCCGTGGCACAGACAGCCCTGAGTACCGAGTTCCACATCGAGGCCTTCCCCACACTCAAACTCTTCCGTGATGGCAATCGCACCCACCCCGTGGCATACAGCG GCCGCATGGACGCCGAGGGCATGGCGCTCTGGGTGCAGCGGCGGGCCGGGCCCAGCGCCACACT CCTGGTGGCATCACCGTGGCCCCGAGCAAGGGGACGGCACGGCTGCCGCATGGCAGCTTGGGGGCCATCAACCGCATCCATCTGA